One window of Triticum dicoccoides isolate Atlit2015 ecotype Zavitan chromosome 5A, WEW_v2.0, whole genome shotgun sequence genomic DNA carries:
- the LOC119298152 gene encoding non-specific lipid transfer protein GPI-anchored 2-like, protein MAAGARAVAAMSSSSSVLLAAVAALALLVSSASAQSGCTSVLIGLYPCMNYISGSGTAPTKSCCSQLASVVQSQPQCLCSALGGDSSSLGGITINKTRALELPNACNVQTPPASKCNGAGAGSAPGASSNTPTTPAVQTPAGLGSKTTPTAYLQGSSSSSLHGSASLVFALAVAAVYAVSVV, encoded by the exons ATGGCGGCGGGAGCGAGAGCGGTGGCCGCCATGTCCAGCAGCAGCAGCGTCCTCCTGGCCGCGGTGGCGGCACTGGCGCTGCTGGTGTCTTCGGCGTCGGCGCAGTCCGGGTGCACGTCTGTGCTGATCGGCCTGTACCCATGCATGAACTACATCAGCGGCAGCGGCACGGCCCCGACCAAGTCCTGCTGCTCGCAGCTCGCCTCCGTCGTGCAGTCCCAGCCGCAGTGCCTCTGCAGCGCTCTCGGCGGTGACTCGTCGTCGCTCGGTGGCATCACCATCAACAAGACACGCGCGCTCGAGCTGCCCAACGCCTGCAACGTGCAGACCCCGCCGGCGAGCAAGTGCAACGGCG CTGGTGCTGGCAGTGCTCCGGGCGCCAGTTCCAACACGCCGACCACCCCGGCAGTGCAGACACCGGCCGGCTTGGGATCGAAGACGACGCCGACGGCGTACCTGCAGGGGAGCAGCAGCTCGTCGCTCCATGGCTCGGCGAGTCTGGTGTTTGCGCTCGCGGTCGCTGCCGTCTACGCCGTGTCGGTCGTTTGA